A window from Nitrospirota bacterium encodes these proteins:
- a CDS encoding c-type cytochrome codes for MKDRNWDRAVMRKRNKIFAAAVVIIMIIAIFIFYRENNKEWMHYQRNYNKKMASKLNDPSYLKAPLKIDQIWLPQLNTTDRCITCHMGVSNPLAVDEPQPLTAHPGDFLKTHPMDKFGCTVCHQGDGQVVSVEGTHGAVHHLNRQLLAQEYAQSSCPKCHMELHDNSITAADFPGAAAFLRGRDLSFQFGCRGCHNINGTGGTIGPELTGLGSKTELAFFLIHDFQHIEGHHTMAHWIYEHFLDPQKVVPGNPEMNFAATIMPNFGLTEEQAKDLTIYVLGLRNSKVEGIPHEYIAAKKLAQTSSGRTRSIQ; via the coding sequence ATGAAAGATCGTAACTGGGATAGAGCAGTCATGAGAAAGCGGAATAAGATATTTGCCGCTGCAGTTGTTATTATTATGATCATTGCAATTTTTATTTTCTACAGGGAGAATAACAAAGAGTGGATGCATTATCAGAGGAATTACAATAAAAAGATGGCATCGAAGCTGAATGACCCATCGTATCTCAAGGCGCCACTCAAAATAGATCAGATATGGCTTCCGCAATTAAATACTACGGACAGGTGTATTACCTGCCATATGGGGGTAAGCAATCCTCTTGCTGTTGATGAACCTCAACCGCTGACTGCGCATCCGGGTGATTTTCTTAAGACCCATCCAATGGATAAGTTTGGCTGTACTGTATGCCATCAGGGTGACGGCCAGGTAGTTTCTGTGGAAGGGACCCATGGGGCAGTTCATCACCTCAATCGCCAGCTTTTGGCGCAGGAGTATGCCCAGTCGTCGTGCCCCAAATGCCATATGGAGCTGCATGATAACTCAATAACAGCCGCAGATTTCCCAGGAGCTGCTGCATTCTTAAGAGGCAGGGACCTTTCTTTTCAATTTGGGTGCAGGGGGTGCCACAACATAAATGGCACTGGCGGCACGATCGGTCCGGAACTCACAGGCTTGGGCAGCAAGACAGAACTCGCCTTCTTTTTGATTCATGATTTCCAGCATATCGAAGGTCATCATACAATGGCACACTGGATATATGAACATTTTCTTGATCCACAGAAGGTTGTTCCCGGCAATCCTGAGATGAACTTTGCTGCTACCATAATGCCCAATTTTGGCCTTACTGAGGAGCAGGCAAAGGACCTGACTATATATGTGCTTGGTTTGAGGAATTCCAAGGTGGAAGGAATTCCTCACGAGTATATAGCTGCAAAAAAACTGGCACAGACCTCTTCCGGCCGTACAAGGTCCATTCAGTAG